The window CCTTCTGGGGTTGGGTGCCGTGCAATGCTGTCATGAAGCAAACACCTCCTGTACACCAAACTCTGGCAGGACTGGTAGGTTAGAAAGCACCTGTGAAAGGACAAGCAGTTTTATCAagaggtttggggtttattgTTTTATCACCTCTTCCTGTGCCCTGACTGGAGGCTGGGTTCTCTTCACAATTTGCTTTATGAGAGTAAAGGCAGTAATGAACCacattaaatatgaaaattaataatttattaattcagGTAAACTTCCCAAGTGTACCAAATTCCATAGGGACACAAAAATGAAAGGTCAAAGCCCAATATATCATTGACAAAAAAATTCTAGCATACAGTAGAGGAGTTGAAAAGCTTGAGGCCCTACTGCCCAGGGAAGAACCAGGGTGTCCTTAAGGCCATGACAATTTACCCAAACTAGCACACAAAACCTGTTAGGcacagcttttctctgtgaCAAACGAGTGACttgccacagctccagggacaaTCTCCATGTACCTCCCACACTGGTACAGGAAGATTTCATTTTGTAAAATTTCAAattctaatttttcattttctaaaatttcaCTTCATTTGTCTGACTTCTCAATGTGCCTGTTCTCAATCATTTCTTGTtaaactgcttttgttttcaaacGCTGAAGGAGCTTGAACAAACCCTCCTTCAAGTGATGTTCCAAAGGATGACTTGTCCTCAATTTTCCCTTGCCTGCTTTCTCCCACACTTCCCAAAAAAAAGATgctcaaaagcattttattatAAAAACACTGTCCTGCTAAGAGAACCAAATCCAACCTCCAGTGCCCTGGCTCTTATGGAAGAGGACAGAAAAAACCTGCAGCATGGCTAAGATGCTTCATGCCTCTTCACTCCAATGCTAACAAGTGGTTCAGTGAGCTCCTGAAGGATGTTTGGATTATCCAGAGGGGACAAGCTCTGGAAGCTCAGCCCATTCATTACCTGAGCCAAATGTGGCCGTTGGAGCACACGGCCTGCTTGCGGTCGGTGAAGGGCAGGATCTCCTTGCACAAACtgcagtgctcagggaaggtctgcttgttcatcttcttcagGATGTGCCCAATCAGCACCTGCAACACACAGGAGGCACTCGGTGACACAGCCAGGGTGGGAACACCTCAGTGTCATTTCAGAGTGACACACAATGAGCTgaatcccaaaaaatcaaagTGTAAGAAATTCAATGTATCAGTAAGTATTCATTTATTCTCCTTTTGTTCTCCTAAAGATTTCTGTCTCACACTAAAGGGAAACAGACCTTAAAAACAGTAATTCCttgcaaattttaaaagtactgAAAGAACTAATACCACACCACTGACCATAACAGCAATGCTTTCCTTCATGCCTATCACAGCGGATGtgctaaaaaaaattcctgttcaGAAATCACCTGGATGTCTTCAGCAGTCATCTGGGAGTACAACGTTTATAGCAGAACATTTATGTGATCAAATTTGTCTGTGACATTTCAATAGATATAAACCACATCCCAGGGACCTTTAAAGTGTGACAGCAAACTGAATAGATAAAATACAATTTAGAAGGCACTTTTCATCActgtaaaaaagaaacaagattcTTCTAAGATACCTCTCAAACTTTCAATTCATAGTAATTGGATGCCAGAACAACCCAGCAGTTGTGCCAGAGCACTTTCCTAGTGAGTTGCTGATGGCCACACTTGGCAGTGATGCCAGCAGGGAGAACACCACACTACACCAGCTCTTAACGTTAGAATCACAGTGTGATTGACTAGAGGAAATACACCTGAAGTTCACTTGTGTAAAGATGATGGATAAAACAAACTTAGTATTGAAAACAAACATTCCTCAATCAGTTCATGTTCTAAACccactgacagcagcacaaTAATCCCAGTCCTCTCCCCTGTTCTCCAAAAACTCAGGCACCTTTATTCTTTATTGTGCCTGATCCAAACTTCAACACCTGTATTTACATTCCCTCCTACTTCACAATATCAAGGAAGAAGAATTTAAGATGAATGCTCTACAGAATCTGACTGGCAAGGATGACATGACCACAGCTctctttcccagcccagctgtatCTTCAGGAGTGGGGAGAAGGAAGTGACAATGACACAGAATCCCCCGAGCAGAGGAGCCACTTACTCGTGCTGTTCTGTCATCATAGCCATCATCAGACATTAGGAAGTCACAGACTCCTCTGGTGGGAATGCTGGTGTTCTCTGTAATCCACGTGTGCAGGTAAACTTCTCCCAACACCCGTTTCATGTGTTCTCGTGTCAAGTGCATTTCTACGGCCTCAATCTGTGCCTGTATTTCAAGAAGCTTTTCTACCATTGGCTCACGGCCTCCAGAGTCACTCGACTGATGGAGAGAATCCTCTGCAGTGTCATCAATGTCCACACCTTTGCCCGTGTCCCCCAGGCTCTGCTTGCTGGCTTGTTTCGAAGTTCCTTCCTCTTGATCATCTTCAGTGCTGCCCATCCCAGGGGAATCCGATATCAAGATTTTGGCATCCTCATGTGAAGGTTTCCACGTGACCTCTGAAGGGGCTTTCTGCATCGACTGGTACAAAATCCTCAACAGAAACAACTTAAACCTCCAGAAGTAAGTGGAACCACAGCTCTCTATCTTTTTATCCAGTGCCTCCTGTAAGAACTGAGGAATGTGCTTATCCTTCAAGATTTTCCAGCGTACAAGATCCGTCAAGTCCACTTGCCTGAAAAGATTCTGAACAGAAGATTCCaagagctgtgcagctgcctCCTCAAAAGTCTTGAGGGTGACAAACTGAACCTGGTAGTTTTTGTTGACGGGGTGCAGCCCGTTGGCCATGCCCTCGGTGGTGATGACCGCCAGGTACGCCCCGCAGGGGCTGACGGCGATCCCgtgagtcctgacacagccaaACACCTCCGAGAGCTTTATCAGCTGGTGCTCAAACTTTAAAGCAACGTCTGTGAATATGGGGATGAGCTGCCTGACCTTGCCATCGCTGGAGCAGGTGTACACCGTGCCGTTCTGCTTGTCCGCAGTCATGGAGACAATGGGCAAGGAGTGGAGCCCCGTCACGTGGGAATTGTGCACGTTCAGCCCCGCTTTGGATATCAGCAGGAGGCACCAGAACACGTAAGGGCCTCTCGCAGCCAccaccaggctgcagctgcatttctgGTAGGGGTGGTAGAGAGGGATGCATTTGATGCTGTGCACGGGCAGCTGGTCCATCTCCTGCCACAAGACCACGGGCTGTCTCAGCGTGAAGTAGCCTTTGACCGCCTTGAGGTTGACAGGGATGATCTTCACCGGGCCGTAGGCGCTGCCCACGATCAGCCCGCTCATCTTGCGGTTGTTGTGCTCGTACTCCCACCAGGACAACACGCTGGGGGAGCTTATTCCCGACTCTATGGTGTTGCAGGAAGTGATGGATTCCTTGCCCAGGAAGGGCAGCTGGAACTGCCACACGGCGATGTTCCCATTCTCAAACAGCACGGCCAGCAGCACGCTGCCCACGTCCCGGCACTCGTTGTTGTGCTTCACCTGCTGGGTGGTGCAGATGCCCGACCACTCCATGCGCACCGGGGCCTGCATGCTGTGCCGCCGCTGGAACTCGGGGAAGTCTCCCAGCTCCCCGCAGGGAGTGTCAGCCTTGCACAGTCTGTAACCGGCCTCCAACAGGCGCTCGCCGTAGAGCTCGGTCAGGTCCACCAGCTGCACCCACTGCAGCCGGTTGAGGTTGGCGTGGATGGTCAGGCGGTTGTCCATGGTcagggctgccagcaggcaCCTCCCGTTGGCGTCACAGCCCAGAGGGGACCAGCTGGAATATTTGAAACCCCGCATGGGTGTCAGGGACTTCCCCTCGGGGTTGAACACTCGGTCCAGCATAAACGTCTGGCTGACGGTGGGATCCACTGAGCTGGCGAACTTCTCCTTACACTCAGCCACCTCCTTCTTTGGGCCAACctaaaagagaacaaaaagagcCCCTAAAACTTGTACCTTTAAATTGTACAACTGGTTTTTCCAGGAAGACTTTCCTGGAATGAATTTGTATCTTCAAACAGAGCATCCCCCATCATGACCAATGCTACACTGgtgttgctttgatttttttaagattttaaaagtttttaatgtttatatttttgtaatgattttttaatatattttatgtaaataatttattgttttgcattcttttataaaagaaaagaaatttgataAACTATTAGTATGTTTAGTGTCATTAGAGAGGTGGTACTTTCACCCTacaatccactgtcacttttaaaaatctataaatgttgaagttaaaaaaataaaagtcccttttttaccttaaaaaaagcagcaaatctgTGTTGTGTTGTTTCGTATATAGTACACACTCGTCAACTGATGTCACTCCTAAAGACTTCAGCTTCATTAATGCCCTGAATTTGCATAGTTTTGACTCTCAGATACTGAATTTTTGTCTGCTAAATCAAAGAGCCTGTTTTCAtacttttgttcttttaaagaTATCTGGTATCATATGTAATTACTCAGTATTTCAACTCCATTCCATATTCTCAGCattgttttggaaaataaaatcagattcaCAACAACAAAAGTATTATTTAGTAAGATATTCACCCACATCTGCCATCTTCATAGAAAGTCAGATGTTCCCCCGAAGGCCAGAGAAATCCCTGCTGCAAAAATCCTTCAGCTTAGGTAGCAAAACAAAGGAAGATTCCTACTTAAAATTCTATTGAAATAACTGTACTGGAGCTCAAGTGATTCtcaggaaaactgcagaactTCAGAATCCCTGGACATCACTGGGATGCAGTTATCTCTCTCCTGTGCTTTTAAAAtgagagctctgggcagggcaggggcagctctccaggaggaagatcagaatcccaggatgggtcaggctggaagggaccacactGGGGAAGACTCCAGACTCTCTCTGGATTCTGCACAGGAAAAAAGTTCTTCTCGTGTTCAGGTGCAGCTCTGTGTCTATCAGTTTATGCTTGTTTCTCTTGACTTTTTGCTTGGCACCATCATgaaaaaccacagaatcattaaagctggaaaagcctctgagatcatcgagtccagcctgGACCcgatccccaccttgtcacccagcccaggccCTGAGCGCCACGTCCAGGGGTTCCCTGAACACCTCCACGGCCGGTggctccaccagctccctgggcagcccatccCGCAGTCCGATCACCCTTCCTGGGAGGAAactcctcctgatgtccaacctgaaccacCCCTGGCTCCTTTTTCTCGCCACCTCCCCCTTTAGACATTCACACACATTGACGAGGTCGTGCCAGGCGCTCACCTTGAGCATGCAGGCGGCGCCGGGCGCGGGCACGGCGGTGCGGTGGATGACCATGTCCTGCCCGCCGCTGTGCACGtcgctgagctgctccagcacggcGATGCTGCGGGCCGTGCTCACCGACACCCGGTGGTCCTCGGACCAGGCCAGCGGCTCCAGCCCGCTGGCGCCGTGCTGCAGCCGCACCGCCGGTTCTCGCCTCACCGCCGTGAGCCGGAACCCGGCGCtcgctgccgccgctgccgccgcgtCCTCCACGACAGCCTCGAGCCCCAGCGGCGGCTCCTCCCGCCCCgacgccgccgccgccgccgccgccgccgccatgttGCCGCCGCCTCACGGGCCGCGCGCACGCGCCGCCGCCGAAGCCCCCGgcgggcccggccggggctgccccgccgccgcctGCGCGCCCCGCGGGCCCGGGAGCGCGGGTTGCGGGGTACGGAGAGCCCTCACGGAGCCCCCGCAGCGCCGCGGGGTGCGCGAGAAGCCGGGAGTGCTCCGGTCTCGGGGGGAGCCTCCGCacccgccgccgcgccgcctccacgggccgggccgggcgggcgggaggCGGCCCCAGGGCCTTGCGGAGGAGCGGGCGGGACATGGCGGCGGGCGTGGGGATGCGCGGCCTCGGCAGGGTAAGAgcggaggggaagggaggggaggagtgTGGGGTCTGCGGGACACGGGACCCTGCGGTACAAGGGACACGGAATACGAGATACAGGACCCTGCGGGAAAGGGGACATGGGATACGGCACACGGGACCCTGCGGGACCGTGACCGGACGGGGAGGCAGCGTCCGCCAAGTTGTTAAATGGAGCTTTTGGCTTCTCCCCCGCCCGAGCCGGGGCTGATCCGGCACCGGGGCTCCCCGGGCAGGGGTCGGGCAGATCCGGCTCTTCCGAGCCCCCGGAGCTGCGGGCAGACGGCGCTGCCCCGGCTCACCGCGTTCCCTTTGACGGGCTGGGGACgatgctctcccagctctctgctccgTCTGCAGAGGCTTTAAAATGATTTTGAGAGAGATTTTTAAAGCCCGTTCTGCC is drawn from Haemorhous mexicanus isolate bHaeMex1 chromosome 21, bHaeMex1.pri, whole genome shotgun sequence and contains these coding sequences:
- the GTF3C4 gene encoding general transcription factor 3C polypeptide 4, encoding MAAAAAAAAASGREEPPLGLEAVVEDAAAAAAASAGFRLTAVRREPAVRLQHGASGLEPLAWSEDHRVSVSTARSIAVLEQLSDVHSGGQDMVIHRTAVPAPGAACMLKVGPKKEVAECKEKFASSVDPTVSQTFMLDRVFNPEGKSLTPMRGFKYSSWSPLGCDANGRCLLAALTMDNRLTIHANLNRLQWVQLVDLTELYGERLLEAGYRLCKADTPCGELGDFPEFQRRHSMQAPVRMEWSGICTTQQVKHNNECRDVGSVLLAVLFENGNIAVWQFQLPFLGKESITSCNTIESGISSPSVLSWWEYEHNNRKMSGLIVGSAYGPVKIIPVNLKAVKGYFTLRQPVVLWQEMDQLPVHSIKCIPLYHPYQKCSCSLVVAARGPYVFWCLLLISKAGLNVHNSHVTGLHSLPIVSMTADKQNGTVYTCSSDGKVRQLIPIFTDVALKFEHQLIKLSEVFGCVRTHGIAVSPCGAYLAVITTEGMANGLHPVNKNYQVQFVTLKTFEEAAAQLLESSVQNLFRQVDLTDLVRWKILKDKHIPQFLQEALDKKIESCGSTYFWRFKLFLLRILYQSMQKAPSEVTWKPSHEDAKILISDSPGMGSTEDDQEEGTSKQASKQSLGDTGKGVDIDDTAEDSLHQSSDSGGREPMVEKLLEIQAQIEAVEMHLTREHMKRVLGEVYLHTWITENTSIPTRGVCDFLMSDDGYDDRTARVLIGHILKKMNKQTFPEHCSLCKEILPFTDRKQAVCSNGHIWLRCFLTYQSCQSLVYRRCLLHDSIARHPTPEDPEWIKRLLQGPCTFCDSPVF